One window of Dermacentor andersoni chromosome 7, qqDerAnde1_hic_scaffold, whole genome shotgun sequence genomic DNA carries:
- the LOC129385599 gene encoding uncharacterized protein isoform X1 — MRFRHVSTHRQATLGAAARSYAMTVSAATCQSDADCSEGQRCVLHANYSSRANCETDHRCIAVSPTSCSCESGFQCRLKDCPWSPYEWSTLWSGPGVRIPEDRFSVHQVSLLRHRAHRLPGQEAWRPVWTQQHRAGEPRQQLRVQGLRLRHLCAFPLEASMTSLKTPRSAPLAPLLEQEVCPVASTYRLWTNDIQINVCRVIVCMFAVVPLVSFFFFYCAWQVVSETAPTQSPFVRPKPAHSLTPPPSMHPSTTALYAEV; from the exons GCTACGCTATGACTGTATCAGCAGCTACCTGTCAGTCG GATGCCGATTGTTCTGAAGGTCAGCGGTGCGTTCTACACGCCAACTACTCGAGCAGGGCCAACTGTGAAACCGACCACCGTT GCATCGCTGTGTCTCCCACATCATGCTCG TGCGAGTCTGGCTTCCAATGCCGGCTCAAGGACTGCCCTTGGTCACCGTACGAGT GGTCCACGTTGTGGTCCGGACCAGGTGTGCGGATACCAGAGGACCGGTTTAGTGTGCATCAAGTGTCCCTGTTACGGCACCGAGCGCACCGTTT GCCTGGACAAGAAGCCTGGCGTCCAGTGTGGACCCAGCAGCATCGCGCAGGTGAACCCCGACAACAGCTACGCGTGCAAGGGTTGCGCCTCCGCCACCTCTGTGCTTTTCCGCTAGAGGCATCGATGACTTCACTGAAGACACCGCGCAGTGCGCCACTTGCGCCATTGCTCGAGCAGGAAGTCTGTCCCGTTGCGAGCACGTATCGGCTGTGGACAAATGACATTCAAATAAATGTATGCCGCGTGATAGTGTGCATGTTCGCGGTAGTTCCCctagtgtcgtttttttttttttactgcgcctGGCAAGTTGTGTCAGAGACAGCGCCCACGCAGTCTCCTTTTGTTCGGCCCAAGCCCGCCCactccctcaccccccccccttccatgcATCCATCAACCACCGCCTTGTATGCAGAGGTTTAG